In Carnobacterium sp. CP1, the following are encoded in one genomic region:
- the rpsG gene encoding 30S ribosomal protein S7 → MPRKGPITKRDVLPDPIYNSKLVTRLINRLMVDGKRGKAATILYSSLDVVKEQTGNDPMEVFEQAMKNIMPVLEVKARRVGGSNYQVPVEVRPERRTALALRWLVNYARLRGEDTMEQRLAKEIMDAANNSGSAVKKREDTHKMAEANKAFAHYRW, encoded by the coding sequence ATGCCTCGTAAAGGTCCTATTACTAAACGTGATGTGTTACCTGATCCAATTTATAATTCTAAATTAGTTACTCGCTTAATCAACCGTTTAATGGTTGATGGTAAACGTGGGAAAGCTGCTACTATTCTTTACAGCTCACTTGATGTTGTTAAAGAACAAACAGGCAACGATCCTATGGAAGTGTTTGAACAAGCAATGAAAAACATTATGCCTGTTCTTGAAGTTAAAGCTCGTCGTGTTGGGGGTTCTAACTACCAAGTTCCAGTCGAAGTTCGTCCAGAACGTCGTACTGCACTTGCTCTTCGTTGGTTAGTAAACTACGCTCGTCTGCGTGGAGAAGATACTATGGAACAACGTCTTGCTAAAGAAATCATGGATGCTGCAAACAACTCAGGTTCTGCAGTTAAAAAACGTGAAGATACACATAAAATGGCAGAAGCGAACAAAGCTTTCGCTCACTACCGTTGGTAA
- the rpsL gene encoding 30S ribosomal protein S12 yields MPTINQLVRSPRKSKAEKSESPALNRGYNSKRKKQTTVNSPQKRGVCTRVGTMTPKKPNSALRKYARVRLSNLIEVTAYIPGEGHNLQEHSVVLIRGGRVKDLPGVRYHIVRGALDTAGVTDRKQSRSKYGAKKPKK; encoded by the coding sequence ATGCCTACTATTAATCAATTAGTTCGTAGCCCTCGTAAATCTAAAGCAGAAAAGTCTGAATCACCTGCTTTGAACAGAGGATATAACAGTAAAAGAAAAAAACAAACAACAGTAAACTCACCTCAAAAGCGTGGTGTTTGTACTCGTGTGGGAACTATGACTCCTAAAAAACCTAACTCAGCGTTACGTAAATATGCACGTGTTCGTTTGTCTAACTTAATTGAAGTAACAGCATATATCCCAGGAGAAGGACATAACCTACAAGAACATAGTGTTGTACTTATCCGTGGAGGACGTGTTAAGGATTTACCGGGTGTACGTTACCACATCGTTCGTGGTGCATTAGATACTGCTGGTGTTACTGACCGTAAACAAAGTCGTTCTAAATATGGTGCTAAAAAACCTAAAAAATAA
- a CDS encoding prepilin peptidase, translating into MNQKMSVFLLFLLIGLLGCCFGSFFMVVGLRIPLGQSIVHPASHCADCQHSLGPTELIPVFSFLFQKGRCRHCRASLSLFYPLSEIWTGFLFVSIALAFAAQPQELFLMYLLVAFSLIFSVTDLHYQLLPDSLMASFFSLVLIGRMLYHPLSFTHYLLSALFYFSLFYALYWITDQAIGGGDVKLFGILGLFLGFKLMLFTLFAASLSLLLLASILLLLKKITRQTHLPFAPFIFFGVFFSIRYGEALLALTEKLFI; encoded by the coding sequence GTGAATCAAAAAATGTCTGTGTTTCTCTTGTTTCTATTGATCGGATTGCTTGGTTGTTGTTTCGGTTCTTTTTTTATGGTCGTCGGTTTAAGAATTCCTTTGGGACAATCCATTGTCCATCCGGCCTCGCATTGTGCTGATTGTCAGCATTCGCTTGGTCCAACTGAACTGATTCCTGTTTTTTCTTTTCTGTTTCAGAAAGGACGGTGCCGCCATTGCCGCGCTTCCCTTTCGCTTTTTTATCCGCTTAGCGAAATTTGGACTGGTTTTCTCTTTGTTTCTATTGCCTTAGCTTTTGCAGCTCAACCGCAAGAACTTTTTTTAATGTATCTGCTGGTTGCCTTTAGTCTGATCTTCAGCGTAACCGATCTCCACTACCAGTTATTGCCAGACTCGCTTATGGCGTCCTTTTTTTCTCTCGTGTTGATCGGTCGAATGTTGTATCATCCACTCTCATTTACTCACTATCTGCTCAGCGCTCTCTTTTATTTTAGTTTGTTTTATGCCTTGTATTGGATCACAGATCAAGCCATTGGCGGCGGCGATGTAAAACTTTTTGGTATCCTTGGCTTATTTTTAGGTTTCAAACTAATGCTGTTCACCTTGTTTGCAGCTTCTTTATCGTTGTTGCTGCTGGCTAGTATTCTTTTACTATTAAAAAAAATAACTCGCCAAACTCATCTGCCTTTTGCTCCCTTTATCTTTTTCGGTGTGTTCTTTTCTATCCGCTACGGTGAAGCTCTCTTGGCCTTAACTGAGAAACTTTTTATCTGA
- a CDS encoding NADP-dependent oxidoreductase — translation MKAVRVDEFGGPEVLKLEETETPVPKDDEVLIKVRYAGVLPVDWKIRQGKAGKRHFPYTPGIAASGIIEQVGKDVVGFKIGDAVFGRTKRGAYKEKAAIPMTALNHKPVNLSFEQAATIIAGAETAWKALFTQGDLKAGQRVLIHAAAGGVGHYAVQLAKWKGAEVIGTASTDNQSFLKELGADQGIDYKKQRFEEEVAAVDLVIDLIGGETQDRSWEIIKPGGKLVSLVGIRNPQAATDHLVTGIDNQDSPTLSDLDQLAELMANGTIKTEIEKVYPLEKVREAMMQSETGHGRGRILLKVTAD, via the coding sequence ATGAAAGCTGTACGGGTTGATGAATTTGGCGGACCGGAAGTACTGAAATTAGAAGAAACCGAGACACCGGTGCCAAAGGATGATGAGGTACTGATCAAAGTTCGTTATGCAGGAGTATTGCCGGTTGACTGGAAAATCCGACAAGGCAAGGCAGGCAAGAGACATTTTCCTTATACTCCGGGAATTGCCGCTTCGGGGATTATTGAACAAGTTGGTAAAGATGTGGTAGGTTTTAAAATCGGCGATGCCGTTTTCGGCAGAACAAAACGCGGAGCCTATAAAGAAAAGGCCGCTATTCCCATGACAGCCTTGAATCACAAACCTGTCAATCTTTCATTTGAACAAGCGGCTACGATTATTGCCGGTGCAGAAACAGCCTGGAAAGCTTTATTTACACAAGGCGATCTAAAAGCTGGTCAACGTGTTTTGATCCATGCTGCAGCTGGCGGAGTAGGACATTATGCCGTTCAGTTGGCTAAATGGAAAGGGGCAGAAGTTATCGGAACAGCATCAACGGATAACCAAAGCTTTTTAAAAGAATTAGGCGCAGACCAAGGAATCGATTATAAAAAGCAACGGTTTGAAGAAGAGGTAGCGGCCGTTGATTTAGTTATTGATTTGATTGGCGGCGAAACCCAAGACCGATCTTGGGAAATCATCAAGCCAGGTGGAAAGTTAGTCAGTTTGGTCGGCATTCGCAACCCACAAGCTGCAACAGATCATTTAGTTACAGGAATAGACAATCAGGATAGCCCCACACTAAGTGATTTGGACCAATTAGCAGAACTGATGGCTAATGGTACAATCAAAACAGAAATCGAGAAGGTTTATCCATTGGAAAAAGTTCGAGAAGCTATGATGCAAAGTGAGACTGGCCACGGCCGAGGGCGCATTTTGCTGAAGGTGACAGCTGATTAA
- a CDS encoding NAD-dependent succinate-semialdehyde dehydrogenase — protein MTRKKLPDMQSGLYIDGQWTTGSLESKAVNNPATGEELIQVAQADTADTEKAIAAAKAAFPVWSGMELKERVKILHKIADLMEENADRLALIMTLEQGKPLAEAKGEIKTNVENMHWNAEEARRIYGETIPAPNNHKFEVKKQPVGVVGAITPWNFPSNMIIRKISPAISAGCTIILKPASSTPLSAIALFELFEQAGLPAGVANLVMGPSSDIGKALTDSNDVRKLTFTGSTKVGQQLYEQCGATLKKISLELGGHAPFIVFADAPIEETVKTLVAMKFRNNGQACTSPNRIFVEKSIKKEFTAALNQAVSQVKVGNGLDEVTVGPLINEEARETIDAQLADAKNKGADIPVGGGRLTEGEYEKGFFYQPTVVDGVTKEMDIFYEETFGPVVPLIEFEEEDDVIQMANDTNFGLASYVFTTDLRRAEKVSRALEYGLVGVNNTQVSQSETPFGGVKHSGLGRENGHYGIEEFLEVKFVHTTYFAD, from the coding sequence ATAACACGAAAAAAATTACCGGATATGCAATCAGGGCTTTATATTGACGGACAATGGACAACAGGCTCGCTGGAAAGTAAAGCAGTCAACAACCCTGCTACAGGCGAAGAGTTGATACAAGTGGCACAAGCCGATACAGCTGATACTGAAAAAGCTATTGCAGCAGCAAAAGCGGCTTTTCCAGTATGGTCAGGAATGGAATTGAAAGAAAGAGTAAAGATTCTGCACAAAATTGCGGATTTAATGGAAGAAAATGCAGATCGACTAGCACTGATCATGACGCTAGAACAAGGCAAACCACTAGCAGAAGCAAAAGGCGAAATCAAAACGAACGTAGAAAATATGCATTGGAATGCTGAAGAAGCTAGGCGGATCTATGGTGAAACGATTCCTGCTCCTAATAACCACAAATTTGAAGTTAAGAAGCAGCCAGTAGGCGTTGTTGGTGCCATTACCCCTTGGAACTTTCCGTCTAACATGATCATACGGAAGATATCGCCCGCTATTTCAGCTGGCTGCACGATTATTTTGAAACCAGCCAGCAGCACACCGCTCTCTGCTATTGCATTATTTGAGTTGTTTGAACAAGCGGGGTTACCGGCCGGCGTAGCTAATTTGGTAATGGGGCCATCAAGTGATATCGGTAAAGCCTTAACGGACAGTAATGATGTTCGCAAATTAACGTTTACCGGCTCAACCAAGGTAGGGCAGCAATTGTATGAACAGTGCGGGGCTACCTTGAAAAAAATCTCATTAGAATTAGGCGGGCATGCACCGTTTATTGTTTTTGCAGATGCACCGATCGAAGAAACGGTCAAGACATTAGTAGCTATGAAATTCAGGAACAATGGGCAAGCTTGTACATCGCCTAACCGTATTTTTGTCGAAAAATCGATCAAAAAAGAATTCACGGCTGCTTTAAATCAAGCTGTTTCTCAAGTGAAGGTCGGGAATGGGCTAGATGAAGTGACGGTAGGCCCGCTAATCAATGAAGAAGCTCGTGAAACGATTGATGCTCAATTAGCGGATGCAAAAAATAAAGGTGCAGACATTCCTGTCGGTGGGGGTCGCTTGACAGAAGGAGAATATGAAAAAGGATTCTTTTATCAGCCAACTGTCGTCGATGGCGTAACGAAAGAAATGGATATATTCTATGAAGAAACTTTTGGTCCAGTCGTTCCGCTGATTGAATTTGAAGAAGAAGATGACGTGATTCAAATGGCTAATGATACCAACTTCGGTTTGGCTTCTTACGTTTTCACTACTGACTTGCGTCGTGCTGAAAAAGTGAGTCGAGCTTTAGAGTATGGATTAGTAGGAGTCAACAATACGCAAGTTTCTCAGTCAGAAACACCTTTTGGCGGTGTGAAACATTCTGGTCTAGGCCGCGAAAATGGGCATTATGGAATTGAAGAGTTTCTTGAAGTTAAATTTGTCCACACCACTTACTTTGCTGATTAA
- the rpoC gene encoding DNA-directed RNA polymerase subunit beta', with protein sequence MIDVNNFESMQIGLASPDKIRSWSYGEVKKPETINYRTLKPERDGLFCERIFGPSKDWECACGKYKRIRYKGIVCDRCGVEVTRSKVRRERMGHIELAAPVTHIWYFKGIPSRMGLVLDMSPRALEEIIYFASYVVIEPGNTPMEKKQLLTEREYRERRDQYGTEFQAEMGAEAIKQLLNDVNLEKEVTELKEELKTAQGQKRTRAIRRLDILEAFRNSGNHPSWMVMDVIPIIPPEIRPMVQLEGGRFATSDLNDLYRRVINRNNRLKRLLDLMAPNIIVQNEKRMLQEAVDALIDNGRRGRPVTGPGNRPLKSLSHMLKGKQGRFRQNLLGKRVDYSGRSVIVVGPTLKMYQCGLPKQMAIELFKPFVMRELVARDIASNIKNAKRKIDRQDDAIWPVLEEVIREHPVLLNRAPTLHRLGIQAFEPVLVEGKAIRLHPLVCEAYNADFDGDQMAVHVPLSEEAQAEARMLMLAAQNILNPKDGKPVVTPSQDMVLGNYYLTMEEEGREGEGMTFSSLNEALVAYQSGYVHLHSRIGIRAIDIPNKPFTEWQKDKMMITTVGKLIFNEIMPGEFPYMNEPTQVNLEVATPDKYFVEAATDIPAHIKEQALIKPFKKKNLGNIIAEVFKRFKITETSKMLDRMKDLGYKYSTIAGITVGISDIVVLHEKQEMLDEAHGQVDNVTKQFRRGLITDDERYERVIAIWNAAKDRIQVKLMESLDDRNPIFMMSDSGARGNISNFTQLAGMRGLMAAPNGQIMELPITSNFREGLSVLEMFISTHGARKGMTDTALKTADSGYLTRRLVDVAQDVIIRETDCGTDRGLEVTAIKEGNEVIEPLEERLLGRYTRKTIFNPKDGSVIIKNNEIITEDIAKEIIDADIEQVTIRSVFTCNTKHGVCKYCYGRNLATGSEVEVGEAVGTIAAQSIGEPGTQLTMRTFHTGGVAGDDITQGLPRIQEIFEARHPKGQAVITEVTGEVIAIEENPADRTKEITIKGVTDTRSYQIPFTSRMKVAEGDIVKRGSSLIEGSVDPKQLLGVSDVLSVENYLLREVQKVYRMQGVEIGDKHIEVMVRQMLRKVRIMDPGETDVLPGTLIDIHDFTDENNRTLLAGGVPATARPVLLGITKASLETNSFLSAASFQETTRVLTDAAIRGKRDPLLGLKENVIIGKIIPAGTGMPKYRKMEPKGVGVVSENVYSINDKKEPNI encoded by the coding sequence TTGATAGACGTTAATAATTTTGAAAGTATGCAAATTGGTTTGGCCTCTCCAGATAAGATTCGCAGTTGGTCTTATGGAGAAGTCAAAAAACCTGAAACCATTAACTATCGTACATTGAAACCTGAACGAGATGGTTTATTCTGTGAACGTATTTTCGGACCTTCAAAAGACTGGGAATGTGCTTGTGGAAAATACAAACGAATTCGTTACAAAGGCATCGTCTGCGACCGTTGTGGAGTTGAAGTAACTCGTTCTAAAGTACGTCGTGAACGTATGGGTCATATTGAATTAGCAGCACCAGTTACTCACATTTGGTATTTCAAAGGGATTCCAAGCCGTATGGGACTTGTGTTAGACATGAGCCCACGTGCTCTTGAAGAAATCATTTATTTCGCTTCTTACGTTGTTATCGAACCTGGTAACACACCGATGGAAAAGAAACAATTATTGACTGAAAGAGAATACCGTGAACGTCGTGATCAATATGGAACAGAATTTCAAGCTGAAATGGGAGCAGAAGCCATTAAGCAATTATTGAACGATGTAAATCTTGAAAAAGAAGTGACTGAATTAAAAGAAGAATTAAAAACAGCACAAGGCCAAAAACGGACACGTGCTATTCGTCGCTTGGATATTCTAGAAGCTTTCCGTAATTCTGGAAACCACCCATCATGGATGGTTATGGATGTTATTCCGATTATTCCTCCAGAAATTCGCCCAATGGTTCAATTAGAAGGCGGACGCTTTGCGACAAGTGATTTAAATGACTTGTACCGTCGTGTAATTAACCGTAACAACCGTTTGAAACGTCTACTAGATTTAATGGCACCGAATATCATTGTTCAAAATGAAAAACGGATGTTGCAAGAAGCAGTCGATGCTTTGATTGATAATGGTCGTCGCGGCCGTCCAGTTACTGGACCAGGTAACCGTCCATTGAAATCATTGTCACACATGCTAAAAGGAAAACAAGGTCGTTTCCGTCAAAACTTACTTGGTAAACGTGTAGACTATTCAGGCCGTTCGGTTATTGTTGTTGGACCAACGCTTAAAATGTACCAATGTGGATTGCCGAAACAAATGGCCATTGAACTTTTCAAACCATTTGTAATGAGAGAACTTGTTGCCCGCGATATCGCCAGCAATATCAAAAACGCAAAACGCAAAATCGATCGTCAAGACGATGCTATCTGGCCTGTCTTGGAAGAAGTTATCCGCGAACACCCAGTTCTATTGAACCGGGCACCAACATTACACAGATTAGGAATCCAAGCTTTTGAGCCTGTTCTTGTAGAGGGTAAAGCTATTCGCTTGCACCCATTAGTCTGTGAAGCTTATAACGCCGACTTCGATGGAGACCAAATGGCTGTCCATGTACCGTTAAGTGAAGAGGCACAAGCTGAAGCGCGTATGTTGATGCTTGCTGCTCAAAACATTCTAAATCCAAAAGATGGTAAACCAGTAGTTACTCCTTCTCAAGATATGGTATTGGGGAACTATTACCTTACAATGGAAGAAGAAGGACGCGAAGGCGAAGGAATGACATTCAGCAGTTTGAATGAAGCATTGGTTGCTTACCAAAGCGGCTATGTGCATTTACATTCACGGATTGGAATCCGTGCAATCGATATTCCGAACAAACCGTTTACTGAATGGCAAAAAGATAAAATGATGATCACGACTGTTGGGAAATTGATTTTCAATGAAATCATGCCTGGGGAATTCCCATACATGAATGAGCCGACTCAAGTAAACCTTGAGGTTGCTACACCAGACAAATACTTTGTCGAAGCAGCAACGGATATTCCGGCTCACATTAAAGAGCAAGCGTTGATCAAACCATTTAAGAAGAAAAACCTTGGTAATATTATTGCAGAAGTTTTCAAACGTTTCAAAATAACCGAAACATCAAAAATGTTAGACAGAATGAAAGACTTAGGATACAAATATTCTACTATTGCAGGGATTACCGTAGGAATTTCGGATATCGTTGTCTTGCATGAAAAACAAGAGATGTTAGATGAAGCTCATGGACAAGTAGACAATGTAACCAAACAATTCCGTCGTGGTTTAATTACGGATGATGAACGTTATGAACGTGTTATTGCTATCTGGAATGCTGCTAAAGACCGTATTCAAGTGAAATTGATGGAAAGTTTAGATGACCGCAACCCGATCTTCATGATGAGTGACTCAGGTGCCCGTGGTAACATCTCCAACTTTACTCAACTGGCTGGTATGCGTGGATTGATGGCTGCACCGAATGGACAAATCATGGAATTACCGATCACATCTAACTTCCGTGAAGGACTATCAGTTTTAGAAATGTTTATCTCTACCCATGGTGCTCGTAAAGGAATGACCGATACGGCTCTGAAAACGGCTGACTCGGGTTACTTGACTCGTCGTTTAGTAGACGTGGCACAAGATGTTATCATTCGTGAAACAGATTGTGGAACGGACCGTGGTTTAGAAGTTACTGCTATTAAAGAAGGCAATGAAGTGATTGAACCTCTTGAGGAGCGTTTGTTAGGTCGTTATACACGTAAAACGATCTTTAATCCTAAAGACGGATCTGTTATCATCAAAAATAACGAAATCATCACAGAAGACATTGCAAAAGAAATTATAGACGCAGATATTGAACAAGTTACCATTCGTTCAGTATTTACATGTAATACTAAACATGGTGTTTGTAAGTATTGTTATGGCCGTAACTTGGCTACAGGTTCAGAAGTTGAAGTTGGAGAAGCAGTTGGAACAATTGCAGCTCAATCAATTGGAGAACCAGGAACCCAATTAACCATGCGTACTTTCCATACAGGTGGAGTTGCCGGAGACGATATTACTCAAGGTCTTCCACGTATCCAAGAAATTTTTGAAGCTCGTCATCCTAAAGGACAAGCTGTTATCACTGAAGTAACCGGTGAAGTCATTGCGATTGAAGAAAATCCAGCAGATCGTACGAAAGAAATTACGATCAAAGGAGTAACCGATACGCGTAGTTACCAAATTCCGTTTACTTCCCGCATGAAAGTTGCTGAAGGCGACATCGTTAAACGTGGTTCAAGCTTAATTGAAGGATCAGTCGATCCTAAACAACTATTAGGTGTCAGCGATGTTCTTTCTGTTGAAAACTATCTCTTACGTGAAGTTCAAAAAGTTTACCGTATGCAAGGGGTAGAAATCGGCGACAAACATATCGAAGTTATGGTTCGTCAAATGTTGCGGAAAGTTCGTATCATGGATCCAGGTGAAACAGACGTCTTGCCAGGAACGTTGATCGACATCCATGATTTCACAGACGAAAATAACCGTACGCTATTAGCCGGCGGTGTTCCAGCGACAGCTCGTCCAGTTTTACTTGGAATTACTAAAGCTTCTCTTGAAACAAATAGTTTCTTGTCAGCTGCTTCCTTCCAAGAGACGACACGTGTCTTAACAGATGCTGCTATTCGCGGAAAACGTGATCCGTTATTAGGATTGAAAGAAAACGTCATTATCGGAAAAATCATTCCAGCTGGTACAGGAATGCCGAAATATCGTAAAATGGAACCAAAAGGAGTTGGCGTTGTGAGCGAGAATGTTTACAGCATCAATGACAAAAAGGAACCGAATATATAA